A DNA window from Ostrea edulis chromosome 5, xbOstEdul1.1, whole genome shotgun sequence contains the following coding sequences:
- the LOC125651784 gene encoding uncharacterized protein LOC125651784 isoform X1 translates to MFNIHETKHKRKLKSSISKMYRPYYNRQHQRTCSTYEDNEIYQSQRRLYSLFESSASQRVQRVLHKNHQFTHPWSPFDRWERQALPVLLPSCSNITEVVYPEPSTDRSSITATLSREEEEGGEVFTCPEMEVNNSVMSGNEYPAKEDLSDPRNDSGFGSTSDTPSTSRAPDFIRLDSKEISQNEKFTLNSKRQHITSIDGEKSGPIYISDDEKSSAVDSDSDDPDMNHSECKGDGNSTPSSESSGTDSADVANQTLVTSMERLKNQKHFFKCDYCDFKALNKGKMKTHFGITGHSFAADIMGFFENETYHCKSIIEPVAIHLFANKKNMGNLTDLVIMCPICFSHFPSMYKCNNHALRNHGENVYGVGKVVGRHVISLPVGLRCLCGQQCREESQIRKHLNTCKNFQIMPEPNISYLYVCPFCIQFFGDIHGFHVHIQTETNKYNLRQNVMVTIIHVRHPTVSRAMLPYACGPTLQDTSVTRVISRQQKKKAMKEWRKNKNNTLGSYYQMNHNKKSENE, encoded by the exons ATGTTTAATATACATGAAACAAAACACAAGCGAAAGTTAAAATCTTCAATTTCAAAG ATGTATAGACCATATTACAATAGGCAACATCAAAGGACTTGTTCAACCTATGAAGACAATGAAATTTATCAATCACAGAGAAGATTGTATTCACTTTTCGAATCTAGTGCATCCCAAAGGGTCCAGCGAGTACTTCATAAGAACCATCAGTTCACGCATCCTTGGAGTCCTTTTGACCGATGGGAAAGACAGGCATTGCCAGTTTTGTTACCTTCTTGCAGCAATATAACCGAGGTTGTGTATCCAGAACCGTCAACAGATCGTAGTAGTATTACAGCAACACTCTCTAGAGAGGAAGAGGAAGGTGGTGAAGTTTTCACATGTCCAGAGATGGAGGTGAATAATTCAGTCATGTCAGGTAATGAATATCCAGCAAAAGAGGATTTATCAGATCCGAGAAATGATAGCGGGTTTGGATCTACATCCGACACTCCATCAACATCAAGAGCACCAGATTTCATTCGCTTAGACAGCAAGGAGatctctcaaaatgaaaaatttaccTTAAATTCAAAGAGACAACACATCACATCCATTGATGGTGAAAAGTCGGGGCCCATATATATATCTGATGACGAGAAAAGCTCTGCTGTGGACAGTGACTCTGATGATCCAGACATGAATCATTCCGAGTGTAAAGGAGACGGAAATTCTACACCAAGTTCAGAGTCCAGTGGCACGGATTCAGCAGACGTCGCTAACCAAACTCTAGTGACGAGTATGGAAAGACTTAAAAATCAGAAACATTTTTTCAAGTGTGACTATTGTGACTTTAAAGCACTCAACAAAGGGAAAATGAAGACCCATTTTGGAATTACTGGGCACTCATTTGCAGCAGACATAatgggattttttgaaaatgaaacatatCACTGCAAGTCTATCATTGAACCAGTTGCTATAcatttgtttgcaaataagaagaACATGGGCAATTTGACTGACTTGGTTATCATGTGTCCTATATGTTTCAGCCATTTCCCCTCAATGTACAAGTGTAACAATCACGCCTTAAGGAACCACGGTGAAAACGTATACGGTGTAGGAAAAGTGGTGGGTCGACATGTGATCTCTCTACCCGTGGGTCTTAGATGTCTTTGTGGTCAACAGTGTAGGGAAGAATCACAGATCAGGAAACATCTAAACACCTGCAAGAATTTCCAAATAATGCCAGAGCCAAACATTTCCTATCTGTATGTCTGCCCATTTTGCATACAGTTTTTTGGTGATATTCACGGATTTCATGTTCACATTCAGACTGAAACAAATAAATACAATCTGCGTCAAAATGTAATGGTCACCATCATCCATGTCCGCCACCCCACTGTCAGTAGAGCAATGCTTCCATACGCCTGTGGTCCCACACTGCAGGATACCTCAGTAACGCGAGTGATTTCTCGTCAACAGAAAAAAAAAGCCATGAAAGAGTGGAGGAAAAACAAGAACAATACTTTGGGTTCGTATTATCAGATGAACCACAATAAAAAATCAGAGAATGAGTGA
- the LOC125651784 gene encoding uncharacterized protein LOC125651784 isoform X2 — protein sequence MYRPYYNRQHQRTCSTYEDNEIYQSQRRLYSLFESSASQRVQRVLHKNHQFTHPWSPFDRWERQALPVLLPSCSNITEVVYPEPSTDRSSITATLSREEEEGGEVFTCPEMEVNNSVMSGNEYPAKEDLSDPRNDSGFGSTSDTPSTSRAPDFIRLDSKEISQNEKFTLNSKRQHITSIDGEKSGPIYISDDEKSSAVDSDSDDPDMNHSECKGDGNSTPSSESSGTDSADVANQTLVTSMERLKNQKHFFKCDYCDFKALNKGKMKTHFGITGHSFAADIMGFFENETYHCKSIIEPVAIHLFANKKNMGNLTDLVIMCPICFSHFPSMYKCNNHALRNHGENVYGVGKVVGRHVISLPVGLRCLCGQQCREESQIRKHLNTCKNFQIMPEPNISYLYVCPFCIQFFGDIHGFHVHIQTETNKYNLRQNVMVTIIHVRHPTVSRAMLPYACGPTLQDTSVTRVISRQQKKKAMKEWRKNKNNTLGSYYQMNHNKKSENE from the coding sequence ATGTATAGACCATATTACAATAGGCAACATCAAAGGACTTGTTCAACCTATGAAGACAATGAAATTTATCAATCACAGAGAAGATTGTATTCACTTTTCGAATCTAGTGCATCCCAAAGGGTCCAGCGAGTACTTCATAAGAACCATCAGTTCACGCATCCTTGGAGTCCTTTTGACCGATGGGAAAGACAGGCATTGCCAGTTTTGTTACCTTCTTGCAGCAATATAACCGAGGTTGTGTATCCAGAACCGTCAACAGATCGTAGTAGTATTACAGCAACACTCTCTAGAGAGGAAGAGGAAGGTGGTGAAGTTTTCACATGTCCAGAGATGGAGGTGAATAATTCAGTCATGTCAGGTAATGAATATCCAGCAAAAGAGGATTTATCAGATCCGAGAAATGATAGCGGGTTTGGATCTACATCCGACACTCCATCAACATCAAGAGCACCAGATTTCATTCGCTTAGACAGCAAGGAGatctctcaaaatgaaaaatttaccTTAAATTCAAAGAGACAACACATCACATCCATTGATGGTGAAAAGTCGGGGCCCATATATATATCTGATGACGAGAAAAGCTCTGCTGTGGACAGTGACTCTGATGATCCAGACATGAATCATTCCGAGTGTAAAGGAGACGGAAATTCTACACCAAGTTCAGAGTCCAGTGGCACGGATTCAGCAGACGTCGCTAACCAAACTCTAGTGACGAGTATGGAAAGACTTAAAAATCAGAAACATTTTTTCAAGTGTGACTATTGTGACTTTAAAGCACTCAACAAAGGGAAAATGAAGACCCATTTTGGAATTACTGGGCACTCATTTGCAGCAGACATAatgggattttttgaaaatgaaacatatCACTGCAAGTCTATCATTGAACCAGTTGCTATAcatttgtttgcaaataagaagaACATGGGCAATTTGACTGACTTGGTTATCATGTGTCCTATATGTTTCAGCCATTTCCCCTCAATGTACAAGTGTAACAATCACGCCTTAAGGAACCACGGTGAAAACGTATACGGTGTAGGAAAAGTGGTGGGTCGACATGTGATCTCTCTACCCGTGGGTCTTAGATGTCTTTGTGGTCAACAGTGTAGGGAAGAATCACAGATCAGGAAACATCTAAACACCTGCAAGAATTTCCAAATAATGCCAGAGCCAAACATTTCCTATCTGTATGTCTGCCCATTTTGCATACAGTTTTTTGGTGATATTCACGGATTTCATGTTCACATTCAGACTGAAACAAATAAATACAATCTGCGTCAAAATGTAATGGTCACCATCATCCATGTCCGCCACCCCACTGTCAGTAGAGCAATGCTTCCATACGCCTGTGGTCCCACACTGCAGGATACCTCAGTAACGCGAGTGATTTCTCGTCAACAGAAAAAAAAAGCCATGAAAGAGTGGAGGAAAAACAAGAACAATACTTTGGGTTCGTATTATCAGATGAACCACAATAAAAAATCAGAGAATGAGTGA
- the LOC130054527 gene encoding uncharacterized protein LOC130054527 — translation MLQVLFQVSLSQASIPVEWKTEITIYKKGEENKAENYRPVSLTSVTCKMLEHIKCSNIMRHLEDDCALYRNIRKEKDAIKLQKDLEALQQWEGNWLMEFHHKKCQVLHVTNKRKCVEYPYNIHGHTLEVVDSAKYIRVNIHKSLKWAQHINQIPKKANSTSACLRRNINQCPRETKALCYKTLVRPLLEYAGVIWDPHTAENINKIEMVQRRAARMVMNDFRTTSSVSNMIQQLNWPLLQERRAQARSIMM, via the exons ATGCTCCAGGTACTCTTCCAGGTATCTCTAAGCCAGGCATCTATTCCAGTAGAATGGAAGACAGAGATAACTATTTACAAAAAAGGGGAGGAGAATAAAGCGGAAAATTATCGTCCAGTCAGTTTAACATCTGTGACATGCAAGATGCTGGAGCATATTAAATGCAGCAACATCATGCGACACCTGGAAG ATGACTGTGCCCTCTATAGGAATATCAGAAAGGAGAAGGACGCCATTAAGCTTCAGAAAGACCTAGAAGCTCTACAGCAGTGGGAGGGCAATTGGTTGATGGAGTTCCACCACAAGAAATGTCAAGTACTGCATGTCACCAACAAAAGGAAGTGTGTAGAATACCCCTACAACATCCATGGACACACTCTTGAAGTGGTTGATTCTGCCAAATACATTAGGGTTAATATCCACAAGAGTTTGAAATGGGCTCAGCACATCAACCAGATCCCCAAGAAAGCAAACTCAACATCAGCTTGTCTGCGGCGTAACATCAACCAATGCCCACGTGAGACCAAAGCCCTATGCTATAAGACATTAGTCCGTCCCTTGTTGGAATATGCAGGTGTTATCTGGGACCCGCATACGGcagaaaatatcaacaagatTGAGATGGTACAGAGGAGAGCTGCTAGAATGGTAATGAATGATTTTAGGACAACCAGCAGTGTCTCCAATATGATCCAGCAACTCAACTGGCCCTTACTACAGGAGCGCAGAGCCCAGGCCAGGAGTATTATGATGTAG